The Lycium barbarum isolate Lr01 chromosome 12, ASM1917538v2, whole genome shotgun sequence genome includes a region encoding these proteins:
- the LOC132624291 gene encoding uncharacterized protein LOC132624291, with translation MAKRGRPRKDTLPTEQGCTVNISNVDRGKGVTANPQGHTVGKTPMQKGSATVASQNHVQLLRRETIETEITPIPMMNTSVPDSEKSIQRKEARSEVGNRKTPVEPEMKDTSQQATPTETVQPHEIPIGADEGKHKTPWTNLFSQNRVASKGMPLAYVAPTVVDGKPVVYVEEDEVKQQTQNWMNALVVYTMGDTPSYTFMSNYVARNWNTVACPEVYYHDEGYYIVKFQSPEDRDEIMFAGPYTMNSIPLVLQFWTPEFDFHEEYPRTMPLWVKFPTLPMIYWGPRTLGNIASRLGNPLFADECTAKQSRVSYARVLVDMDVTQELPREVQIVDFKGNSFRQDVVYEWCPKYCPKCLKYGHICADEIKRGPPAPHNKPKQRGKAHQKPYVQRWVGRQLHTSDPGPSTNTQQPIIAGTEQQQEINGTSPSMEPIQQPADKDRLAGHAQGGNRRGVTYASMVQPKALGGEKQQDGKPQTHMSKNQQGVSLIAPIHQVNTDGPTEAINGRIWILWKAADIQVTIEETHDQLILCHVQDRKTDFQSHIAVVYGKNTIEERKSLWAELARIGSIITTPWCICGDFNTPLSIEDRVGGQQVTQYETNDFRQMVDTLNLTDMKATGRVLTWTNGHVWSRIDRALCNPAWNLTYGRITADFKENNFSDHSPIHLAFSLDEARKRRPFRFLNVLTADERFLGIIDEVWKQPTQGSFMFQVWQKLTKCKEPLKVLMQAEMGNLEHKIQEARDRVQAIQIQLTKHIDETLLLQEKDAM, from the exons ATGGCTAAGAGAGGGAGACCAAGAAAAGATACACTACCTACAGAGCAAGGATGCACTGTAAACATCAGTAATGTTGATAGAGGCAAAGGAGTTACAGCTAACCCACAAGGGCATACAGTTGGGAAGACACCTATGCAAAAGGGAAGTGCAACAGTGGCGTCTCAGAACCATGTTCAACTATTGCGACGGGAAACAATCGAGACAGAGATTACTCCGATTCCAATGATGAACACATCTGTTCCTGACTCGGAGAAATCGATTCAGCGCAAGGAGGCTAGATCTGAAGTGGGTAATCGAAAAACACCAGTTGAGCCGGAGATGAAGGATACTAGCCAACAAGCAACTCCAACGGAGACTGTTCAGCCTCACGAGATTCCAATTGGTGCTGACGAAGGTAAGCACAAAACGCCGTGGACTAATTTGTTCTCTCAAAATAGAGTTGCTAGCAAGGGTATGCCGCTTGCCTATGTAGCCCCAACTGTTGTCGACGGGAAACCTGTGGTTTATGTGGAAGAGGATGAAGTTAAGCAACAGACTCAGAATTGGATGAATGCTTTAGTAGTCTATACAATGGGTGACACACCGAGCTATACTTTTATGAGTAACTACGTTGCTCGCAATTGGAATACTGTGGCCTGCCCCGAGGTATATTACCATGACGAGGGATATTATATCGTCAAATTTCAAAGCCCAGAGGATAGAGATGAGATTATGTTTGCTGGCCCTTATACAATGAACAGTATACCTCTTGTATTGCAATTTTGGACTCCGGAATTTGATTTTCATGAAGAATATCCTCGAACAATGCCGTTATGGGTGAAATTCCCTACCCTGCCTATGATCTATTGGGGACCTAGAACACTTGGTAATATTGCAAGTAGATTGGGTAATCCTTTATTTGCGGATGAATGTACAGCAAAGCAGAGTAGGGTCTCTTACGCTAGGGTACTGGTTGACATGGATGTTACGCAAGAACTTCCAAGAGAAGTGCAAATTGTAGATTTTAAGGGCAATTCCTTCAGGCAGGATGTGGTATATGAATGGTGCCCTAAGTATTGTCCTAAGTGTCTAAAGTATGGGCATATTTGTGCAGATGAGATAAAGCGAGGGCCGCCAGCTCCACATAACAAACCAAAGCAGAGAGGCAAAGCACATCAGAAACCATATGTTCAGAGATGGGTAGGAAGGCAATTGCACACATCTGATCCCGGACCATCCACTAATACTCAACAGCCCATTATAGCAGGGACTGAGCAGCAACAAGAGATAAATGGTACCAGTCCGAGCATGGAGCCAATACAACAACCTGCTGATAAGGATCGATTGGCTGGTCACGCCCAAGGAGGTAACCGCAGGGGCGTTACTTATGCTTCAATGGTTCAACCTAAAGCACTAGGAGGTGAAAAGCAGCAAGATGGGAAACCACAAACTCACATGAGTAAAAATCAGCAAGGGGTCAGTCTAATTGCACCAATACATCAGGTGAACACAGATGGTCCTACAGAG GCGATTAATGGCAGGATCTGGATTTTATGGAAAGCAGCTGATATCCAAGTAACTATTGAGGAAACTCATGACCaacttatattatgtcatgtACAAGATAGGAAGACTGATTTTCAAAGTCATATTGCAGTGGTGTATGGAAAGAATACTATTGAAGAAAGGAAGAGTCTATGGGCAGAATTGGCCAGAATAGGCAGTATAATTACCACCCCTTGGTGTATTTGTGGCGATTTTAACACTCCCCTTTCAATTGAAGATAGAGTGGGGGGTCAGCAAGTGACACAATATGAGACCAATGACTTTCGACAAATGGTTGATACATTGAACTTGACTGATATGAAGGCCACAGGCAGAGTGTTGACGTGGACAAACGGGCATGTATGGAGTAGAATTGATAGAGCCTTGTGTAATCCAGCCTGGAACTTGACGTACGGAAGGATCACAGCTGACTTCAAAGAAAATAATTTCTCTGATCATTCTCCCATTCACCTGGCATTCTCATTAGATGAAGCTAGAAAGAGGAGACCATTCAGATTCCTGAATGTATTAACTGCTGATGAGAGATTCTTGGGTATAATTGATGAAGTATGGAAACAACCCACACAAGGATCGTTTATGTTTCAAGTGTGGCAGAAGCTGACTAAGTGTAAAGAACCTCTCAAGGTACTTATGCAAGCTGAGATGGGGAATCTTGAACATAAAATCCAGGAGGCTCGAGATAGGGTACAAGCAATACAAATCCAATTGACAAAACATATTGATGAAACATTATTGTTACAAGAAAAAGATGCTATGTAG